Genomic window (Staphylococcus debuckii):
GTTTATAGCAGTGATTGCATTACTTCATTCAATACTATGATGATCTACTAATTTTAAAGTAGTTACTTCATATATATTTTGACTTTACCAATTGCTACGGGTACTTTAATAACTGCAACTATATTATTATATTTCACTTTAACAACTAGCTTCATTTAAAATAAATGTCTATATAGAAAAAGCCACCTCTTAAGGTAGCTTATCTAGTAATCGGCTAAATATCTGTTGAACACGTCCGCTTGTAACCATGAGCATTTCTCCTATTTTTTCATACGACCAACCATGCGCGAGCAAATCAAAAACAACGAACTCTTTTTCTGTACCAATGTTTTCAATTACTGACGATAATTCATTAAAAAATATATGTTCTTCAAAATTATCGCTCATTTCTATCGATGTTGTAGGTTGATCTAGTGAAAAGAAGTCATCTATGTCTTGTTCTACTGGTGGTTCATCGATAGGGCGGCTCTCATAGCTTAATATAAAGGCTCTAACGCTCTCTTTATCATATATCATATATAAACACTGGCTTTTGCAACACGGCCTAATATTACTGCTCTAGCATGTTTGATTGTATTCTCTGTTACCCCTAAAACATCTGCGATAATGTCATAAGGCTGTTTATCCCACCATAACATCTTAATTAATTGCTGCTCTTGTAGCGTCGCATTGTTATATACTTCGGTAATTCCTTTTACGATACTTTTAACTCTATTGTATCTCTGTTCTGTCACTTGGCTAGCTTGTGTTTTGTACTCATCAACTAATATTTGATAGTTTTCCATATATCCACTCAGAATTTTGTAATCGAAACTCTTTAAAGAACTCATATAACTAGCTCCTCTTTTTGCGTTTGCAATGCAGCTCTTACTTTTCCCACTTCTTCATCAAAATATTTTCTTTGGTCTTTCAAGTGGCCTCTCTGGCGCATTAGACGGGCTTCATGCGTGTTTTTATATAAATCTTCACATAACTTCTCAATGCTCTTATAAGGCTTATAAACACCGTTTGTACGCATGTAGTGCATTATCTCTTGTTGCTCATGATATGGGTAGGCGCTGACAATGCTTTTAAGTAAATTCATGCGTTTCAATGAGTGATTTTTGTAACGTTCCAACTCTTCTTTTTTCTCAACAATCCATATAACCAACTTCTCTAATGGATAACTGGTGAAAACTACACCTGTTGCTTCATCACAAGCCATATGCGAGATGTTCAGATGATACATTGCTTTTATTTGTTCTTCGAGCGCTTGGCATTTTCTGTTTATAAATTGAGGATTGTATTTAACCAATAACTCATATTCTGAAATTCTTTCTTCTCTTTCATAATTGAAAGTATTTTCACTTTTATTCAGCAACAGCTCTGCACTCCTTTAAACTTTATCTATTTTATTTTCTGATTGGCTTTGTACTTTTGTTTAGTCGTTATCTGAAATCCCGAATTGGTCATATACAGATTGTTTCTTAGGAGTTTCATTTTTAGGATCTAATATCTTTAGTCTGGATTCTACTGTTAAGCCTAACTTAGATGAAATACTATTCAATTGTGCCAGTGCATCGCGCTTAATAGCATGGTTTTGGTTTAATTTAGTGCCTCTTTCAGTAACAACTACTGCTCCTTCTTGCTTCATACGTTCAGTGGCTTGAATATAATCCGAATAAGCTTGACAGTATGCTGATACTAGCGCTAAATCTAAGCTGGCAATAGGTAACTCTTTTAATAGCGGATATATTCTAAACCATTCCTGTTTTGCTCTATCGTCTAACCACTCTGGCGGTTCTGCCTCTAAAGATGTTAGCTTTTTCATTGCTTCTTCTGTCGCTTTCTTATTTTCTTGTACTTCTCTAGTGAGTCGTGATTTTTGTTGTGATAATAACTTTCTTTGTGCCAAATACAACCACCCCTTAATCAATGAAGTATTTTAAATAATAAAATGTTGAGAATACGTAGTTACAAAATCAAACTGCAGTTTTCTTTTTCTTATACAAGACTAATTAATGACAAAATTTGTGTGGCATCAAATTAATATCCTTATTCAATGCAGCTAATCTAGTTAACTAACAGAATAGTTACAAGATATTAAATTGATATGGTTAACTTTAACCGTGATAGATAAACAGGGCGACTATATAGAGTTTTCTTCAAGTTCATCTAGTAAGTAAGCTAACTTACACTTTAAACACTCTCTATAAGCCTATTGAAGCCTTATTTAAAAGGATTTCTTCACGAATATTCACCTTTTATTTTCAACTTTTGGTTACGTTTAAGGCCGGCTCGTTTTCAACGTTCTCTCAACACCCACCCGGTTTTTCTTCGCCCCGCAAAAAAAATTTCCCAAAAAAATAATTTCAAAAAACTTCAAAATTTTATCTGCCGTGAATTTTATTGTGGCAGCTAAAACACACTACCTCTAAATTTTCGGTATCCAGTCTTTTAATCCAGTCCCTCAGCATTATCTATATTGATATATTTACCTTCACTAATTACCATGCTCTCTAATTGCTTCATATAAGCCTGTCATCAGCTTTTAACCAGTTCCTTACTCTTTAATCCTATTTGTTCCTATCTTTCTTACAATAAGCCTGAAATTGCAATTCAAACTATTCTATTTATGTTTGTTCTCTCAACATTTCTATAATTATTCTTCATTCTTTTTTATTTATAATTTCTTCTCTCTTGATCTAAATATTTTTTTATCTTGAAAGCAAAACTACAAATCGAAATCACAAAACAAATTCAAATTATTTTTTTAGTTTCATTTCTCATTTCAAAATTCTATTTCACTTTCTGAATTTCAAAATACTTTCTGACTTCTCATTTACATTTAAACTTTCATTCTATTATCTTTAATCAAACATCAACTTCACTTTTGTTCAATCAACTAATTATCTTCTTAACTCTTTCGTCTTCTAACATAAAAGATAATTGTTTCTTCTAATTCATTCTAATTAATATATTCTCAACTCTTTTGATATTGAACACAAACATGATTGTTTCTTCTAATTCATTCTAATTAATATCTTCAAAACTTATTTGCTTACTCACATACATTTAAGTATATAATCTATGTGTATTGCCTATACACTTTAGCAAGCAATCACCTTAATGCTATAGGTTAATACCTAGACCTTTATACATGCAGTGTATATTTTGATGCAGTTATGCAATCATAGCCCTGTAACTAATATGAGGCTACTAATATATAGCGGCTATTTGCTTGTGCTGTAGGATAGTTACCTCTACATTGTATGCCTAACCTATAGGCTGTTTGGTTGTATACTGTTGAGTTATCTATACTATACGGTTAATATAATCTGCCGCATATTAATTCCAACATAAAGTTTTTGTTTGCCTTTATCTATCTATCTTTGCATAGCTTCCTACTAAGTAACTCACTGTAGCACTCATGCATGAGACCACTTATAAAAGAAAGGCCACCACATATATTGAAGTGATGACCTTGTAAACGTGCTTTAGAGTTAGAACAGCATTTGCACAAATGAAGGAGTAACTCATGGCTATTTTAGACTTTAACAAAAAGCGCTTGTTGTTAAAGATAATTATCATCTTTAATACCTTTATTATAACATAGAAAGCTCAACCGCGCTATTTTAAGCACCATTCAAATTAATAGAAACTGCTAAGATTTCACCCATGTGACTCACTCTATTATCTTTACCTTCTGCATTTTTTACATACACGTCAACACTATCCACTTTATTACCCTTGATTTGTTCAAATGCTTTATCTTTTGCATTATCGCCACTCTTCCAAGCATGAACGAGTGTATGATTTTTCTTAACTATAAACTCTCTATTATTTCTCTGACTTGAAGCAATGATAAAGTTCAAATTACCATTCATCATCACACAACTGTTTTTATTAAACTTAATCTTTTTAACTGCTTGTGGTTCGATTTCTCCTTCTTCAAAGTCGCTTACAATATTTAACTTATTATCTGCATCAGCCAGTTCTACAGGCACACTACTTGAACTAGCCAATATCATTAAATCTTCGCCGTTTTCAGTTACCTTTGCCCTGTTTCCTTTGTATCTAATAGCTGTAATCATTGCATTACCTCCTTACCATTTCTTTTTGCCGGAGTGATATTTCTGAAAGTCTTCTAATGACTCCTCTTTCAACATATCTTCAAGCAGCCATGCGTAATCTCTAGGCGTTGTATTACCTCCGATTTCTACTTCATCAGCTAGCATTTGCCCTTTGTATTGATTATGAATATTGCTAGGGTGCTGCTGCTCTTGTTTGACATAGCGTAAGCGTGAAATACGTCTGCCGCCTTCATTCTTATTCTCAATCATTTTACGGTAAGTAGAAGCTACTTCTTGAAGTTGGGCTTTCATCTCTTTGCGGTACTGTTCATGCGCTTTCTTAATGTCTGTCATTTCATCTTCATATGTGCCATAGAACTCTGTAAACTCATCATCTGTAATACTGTAATCCGATGTTTTAAGTTGTTCATCTACTTCCAATAACTCTTGTTCCAAATTCGCTTGGTGACGTTTTAATTTTGTCGCTTCAGCGTATTCATCTTGATTTTGGCAGTGCGTAATTTTAGCATTGATTTTTTTAATACGATCTACTAGCTGATTATATTTTTGTTGAACCTCTTTAGCACGTAATCTTTTGCCATAAATTTGTTTATCAAAAATACTGATTGAATTTTCTTTTACTTTTTTACTCATAATTAACAACCTCTTTTTCGTTTTTAATATTAATACTTTTAATCACATCACGACGGCGCACGCTTCCTCTTATCAAGTTGTTTAAACTATTAATAGCTCGCTCTTTTTCTTCTTGAGTTGTAATCATAAAATACCCGTTTTGTTTAGGGGAGTAGCTGCAGCCGATAGGATAACCGTAATTTGTTGATAAATCGCGTATAATTCGACGCACCCAACGCTCATTAGTTGAATTTGCTGCATATCCTAATTGATTTAAAATCTTCTCTTTAGTAATATGTTTGTTTGGTGCATTAATTATCACATTGACTACTTGGCGGTG
Coding sequences:
- a CDS encoding sigma-70 family RNA polymerase sigma factor produces the protein MIYDKESVRAFILSYESRPIDEPPVEQDIDDFFSLDQPTTSIEMSDNFEEHIFFNELSSVIENIGTEKEFVVFDLLAHGWSYEKIGEMLMVTSGRVQQIFSRLLDKLP
- a CDS encoding spore coat protein, with the translated sequence MLLNKSENTFNYEREERISEYELLVKYNPQFINRKCQALEEQIKAMYHLNISHMACDEATGVVFTSYPLEKLVIWIVEKKEELERYKNHSLKRMNLLKSIVSAYPYHEQQEIMHYMRTNGVYKPYKSIEKLCEDLYKNTHEARLMRQRGHLKDQRKYFDEEVGKVRAALQTQKEELVI
- a CDS encoding phage terminase small subunit P27 family, which translates into the protein MAQRKLLSQQKSRLTREVQENKKATEEAMKKLTSLEAEPPEWLDDRAKQEWFRIYPLLKELPIASLDLALVSAYCQAYSDYIQATERMKQEGAVVVTERGTKLNQNHAIKRDALAQLNSISSKLGLTVESRLKILDPKNETPKKQSVYDQFGISDND
- a CDS encoding HNH endonuclease, translated to MLRDWIKRLDTENLEVVCFSCHNKIHGR
- a CDS encoding pathogenicity island protein, which produces MDKTKDEVQKLPDEHRQVVNVIINAPNKHITKEKILNQLGYAANSTNERWVRRIIRDLSTNYGYPIGCSYSPKQNGYFMITTQEEKERAINSLNNLIRGSVRRRDVIKSINIKNEKEVVNYE